The following coding sequences are from one Polyangia bacterium window:
- a CDS encoding cytochrome c peroxidase, with amino-acid sequence MFNDKSVGCASCHNGDRFTNNMSADVGTDGTFQVPSLLNVAARAPYMHDGCAPTLADRFGPCGGGDHHGVTSPLGAAQIADLVAYLQTL; translated from the coding sequence CTGTTCAATGACAAGTCGGTCGGCTGCGCTTCCTGCCACAACGGCGACAGGTTCACCAACAACATGTCCGCCGACGTCGGCACCGACGGAACGTTTCAAGTGCCGTCGTTGCTGAACGTCGCCGCCCGCGCTCCGTACATGCACGACGGCTGCGCGCCCACGCTGGCCGATCGCTTTGGCCCTTGTGGCGGCGGCGACCACCACGGTGTCACGTCGCCGCTGGGCGCCGCGCAGATCGCCGACCTGGTGGCCTACCTGCAGACGCTGTAG